From a region of the Bradyrhizobium diazoefficiens genome:
- a CDS encoding ABC transporter permease, producing MAADRARTARTFAIILIVHLAVLVLWQVAVDAFHVPKFILPSPLATVRTLGTTGYAWGANTLVTAIEVLGGFALGAFVGVALAVIFSWAPLLSLMLLPLFVTLNMIPKVALGPLFIVWFSYGIVPNILIAFSICFFPILLTTARGLREVEPDLLDLVKSLRGSRWTLFRKIQLPGSLPYVFSGMKVGAILAVAGAIVGEFIASERGLGYLMIQVQSSLDTPAMVMAVVLLTLLGVALYGLVLALERMFVIGDARQT from the coding sequence GTGGCAGCCGACCGGGCACGCACTGCGCGCACCTTTGCGATCATCCTGATCGTGCACCTCGCCGTGCTCGTGCTCTGGCAGGTCGCGGTCGATGCCTTCCACGTTCCGAAATTCATCCTGCCCTCGCCGCTGGCGACGGTGCGGACGCTGGGAACCACAGGCTATGCCTGGGGCGCCAACACGCTGGTGACGGCGATCGAGGTCCTCGGCGGCTTCGCGCTCGGTGCCTTCGTCGGCGTGGCGCTGGCCGTGATCTTCAGCTGGGCGCCGCTGCTGAGCCTCATGCTGCTGCCGCTGTTCGTGACGCTGAACATGATCCCGAAGGTCGCACTCGGCCCGCTCTTCATCGTCTGGTTCTCGTACGGCATCGTTCCCAACATCCTGATCGCATTCAGCATCTGCTTCTTTCCGATCCTGCTCACCACCGCGCGCGGCTTGCGCGAGGTCGAGCCGGATCTGCTCGATCTCGTCAAATCCCTGCGCGGCTCGCGCTGGACGCTGTTCCGCAAGATCCAGTTGCCGGGATCGCTGCCTTATGTGTTCTCCGGCATGAAAGTCGGCGCCATCCTGGCGGTCGCCGGCGCCATTGTCGGCGAGTTCATCGCCTCAGAGCGCGGGCTCGGCTACCTCATGATCCAGGTGCAATCGTCGCTCGACACGCCCGCGATGGTGATGGCGGTGGTGCTGCTGACGCTGCTCGGGGTCGCGCTCTACGGCCT
- a CDS encoding TetR/AcrR family transcriptional regulator, which yields MPAKRPGDTVPQRRDPVATRNKLLTAARLEFARHGFAGARVDEIAERAGVNKQLVYHYFGDKDALYLAVLEWVYEDIREQERKLNLEGLPPEKAIRRLIEASFDHLAAHPDFIVLLNDENRGGARHVRGSTRLEAMHSPLVRSVSHILNEGVRAGVFRKGIDPVQLYISIAGLSYFFFSNTPTLSAIFGKDLSSRTARRARRRHVADLVLQSLRP from the coding sequence ATGCCCGCAAAACGACCTGGCGACACCGTGCCGCAGCGCCGCGACCCCGTCGCCACCCGCAACAAGCTGCTCACGGCGGCGCGCCTGGAATTTGCCCGGCACGGCTTTGCGGGCGCCCGCGTCGACGAGATCGCCGAGCGAGCGGGCGTCAACAAGCAGCTCGTCTACCACTATTTCGGCGACAAGGACGCGCTCTACCTCGCCGTGCTCGAATGGGTCTATGAGGACATTCGCGAGCAGGAGCGCAAGCTCAATCTCGAAGGCCTGCCGCCCGAGAAGGCGATCCGCAGGCTGATCGAAGCCTCGTTCGACCATCTGGCCGCACACCCCGATTTCATCGTGCTTTTGAACGACGAGAACCGCGGCGGCGCCCGCCATGTCCGCGGCTCGACGCGGCTGGAAGCGATGCATTCCCCGCTGGTCAGAAGCGTTTCGCACATCCTCAACGAGGGCGTGCGCGCGGGCGTGTTCCGCAAGGGGATCGACCCGGTCCAGCTCTATATCTCCATTGCGGGCCTCAGCTATTTCTTCTTCTCCAACACGCCGACGCTGTCGGCGATCTTCGGCAAGGACCTGTCGAGCCGCACCGCACGGCGCGCCCGCCGCCGGCATGTCGCCGATTTGGTGCTGCAGTCGCTCCGGCCCTAA
- a CDS encoding ABC transporter substrate-binding protein yields MKRLQAAGSALVLTLMLGVSTVSVHAGEAVNLILNWTPTADHSPYYFAKAQGWYEKAGIDLTIEVGKGSGVSAAKVGSGGSPFGVADLATMLVAKGKGADAVAVMSVYANTGQTFYWLKSYGVNGVKDFPGHKIGNPPGDASRVMWPAFAKAAGLAPDSVGFVNVGPTAKIAALKSHTVDIISDFYNEHDLKVIEFGSDLGYVNWKDIGLNPYGNSLIVNGAYLQKNPKLVEAFVRVTQKAFAACVADVTPCLKALLDQVSGLDKANQERQWERIKFLMTDEFTTTKGLGWIDGGRMKKDYELVQTYLGMEKPFDVSTAFTTKMLDPAIKMDASKVKK; encoded by the coding sequence ATGAAGCGTTTGCAGGCGGCGGGCTCGGCCCTGGTCTTGACTCTGATGCTCGGTGTATCGACGGTGTCCGTGCATGCGGGCGAGGCGGTCAACCTGATCCTGAACTGGACGCCGACGGCCGATCACTCGCCGTATTATTTCGCCAAGGCGCAGGGCTGGTACGAGAAGGCCGGCATCGACCTCACCATCGAGGTGGGCAAGGGCTCCGGCGTCTCCGCCGCCAAGGTCGGCTCCGGCGGCTCGCCCTTCGGCGTCGCCGATCTCGCCACCATGCTGGTGGCCAAGGGCAAGGGTGCCGATGCCGTCGCGGTGATGAGCGTCTATGCCAATACCGGGCAGACCTTCTACTGGTTGAAGAGCTATGGCGTGAACGGGGTGAAGGATTTCCCCGGCCACAAGATCGGCAACCCGCCGGGCGATGCCTCGCGCGTGATGTGGCCGGCCTTCGCCAAGGCTGCGGGCCTTGCGCCCGACTCCGTCGGCTTCGTCAATGTCGGGCCGACGGCGAAGATCGCGGCGCTGAAGAGCCACACCGTCGACATCATCAGCGACTTCTACAACGAGCACGATCTGAAGGTGATCGAGTTCGGGTCCGATCTCGGCTACGTCAATTGGAAGGACATCGGACTCAATCCTTACGGTAATTCGCTGATCGTCAACGGCGCCTACCTGCAGAAGAATCCGAAGCTGGTCGAGGCGTTCGTGCGCGTCACGCAGAAGGCCTTTGCCGCGTGCGTCGCCGACGTCACCCCGTGCCTGAAGGCGCTGCTTGACCAGGTCTCGGGCCTCGACAAGGCGAACCAGGAGCGCCAGTGGGAGCGCATCAAATTCCTGATGACGGACGAGTTCACCACCACCAAGGGTCTTGGCTGGATCGACGGCGGGCGGATGAAGAAGGACTACGAGCTGGTCCAGACCTATCTTGGCATGGAGAAGCCGTTCGACGTTTCAACGGCGTTCACGACCAAGATGCTCGATCCCGCCATCAAGATGGATGCGAGCAAGGTGAAGAAGTAG
- the minC gene encoding septum site-determining protein MinC, giving the protein MEAAVKPQRQMVRLRGRSYVAFVFTPTIPVQDWLHEIDATIARSPGFFAGRPVVIDLSSVDLSQSGIGHLLTSLHDRNIRVLGIEGVEEARLTPMMPPLLSGGRSCVVEPSAPKKLETKAETKPTSLLLEAPVRSGQAVIFPDGDITILGSVGSGAEVVAGGSIHVYGALRGRAMAGVNGHTSARIYCQKIEAELLAIDGFYQTADDIDAALRGRPAQAFLQGNTMRITALN; this is encoded by the coding sequence ATGGAGGCTGCAGTCAAACCTCAACGCCAAATGGTGCGCCTGCGCGGGCGCTCCTATGTGGCCTTCGTGTTTACGCCCACGATTCCGGTCCAGGACTGGCTGCACGAGATCGACGCCACCATTGCGCGCTCGCCTGGCTTCTTTGCCGGCCGGCCTGTGGTGATCGACCTGTCCTCGGTCGATCTCAGCCAGTCTGGCATCGGCCATCTGCTCACCAGCCTTCATGACCGCAACATCCGTGTGCTTGGCATCGAGGGTGTGGAGGAGGCGAGGCTGACCCCGATGATGCCGCCGCTGCTGTCGGGCGGACGCAGCTGCGTGGTCGAGCCAAGTGCGCCGAAGAAGCTCGAGACGAAGGCCGAGACCAAGCCGACCTCGCTGCTGTTAGAGGCCCCCGTGCGCTCGGGTCAGGCCGTGATCTTTCCGGATGGCGATATCACCATCCTCGGCTCGGTCGGTTCCGGGGCCGAGGTGGTCGCCGGCGGCTCGATCCACGTCTACGGCGCGCTGCGCGGCCGCGCCATGGCGGGCGTGAACGGTCACACGAGCGCGCGCATCTATTGCCAGAAGATCGAGGCCGAACTGCTTGCGATCGATGGGTTTTATCAGACCGCCGACGATATCGACGCCGCCTTGCGCGGCCGGCCGGCCCAGGCGTTTCTGCAAGGCAATACCATGCGAATTACCGCACTGAACTGA
- the minD gene encoding septum site-determining protein MinD, which produces MAKVLVVTSGKGGVGKTTTTAALGAALAQRGDKVVVVDFDVGLRNLDLVMGAERRVVFDLINVVQGVAKLPQALIRDKRLENLWLLPASQTRDKDALTEEGVGKVIDELRSRFDWVICDSPAGIERGASMAMRFADEAVIVTNPEVSSVRDSDRIIGMLDSKTVRAEKGERVEKHILITRYDPSRAARGEMLTIEDILEILATPLLGIIPESQDVLRASNVGTPVTLSNAEGAPARAYIDAARRLCGDTVPMQVPTERKGFMDRLLRRRAA; this is translated from the coding sequence ATGGCAAAGGTACTGGTCGTGACATCCGGCAAAGGGGGCGTCGGCAAGACCACGACGACCGCCGCGCTGGGAGCGGCGCTGGCGCAGCGCGGCGATAAGGTCGTCGTCGTCGATTTCGACGTCGGCCTGCGCAACCTCGACCTCGTGATGGGGGCCGAGCGCCGCGTCGTGTTCGACCTCATCAACGTGGTGCAGGGCGTCGCAAAGCTGCCGCAGGCGCTGATCCGCGACAAGCGGCTGGAGAATCTGTGGCTGCTGCCGGCCTCGCAAACCCGCGACAAGGACGCGCTCACGGAAGAGGGCGTCGGCAAGGTCATCGACGAACTGCGCAGCCGTTTCGACTGGGTGATCTGCGACAGCCCCGCCGGCATCGAGCGCGGCGCTTCCATGGCGATGCGCTTTGCCGACGAGGCCGTGATCGTCACCAACCCGGAAGTCTCCTCGGTGCGCGATTCGGACCGCATCATCGGCATGCTCGATTCCAAGACCGTGCGGGCCGAGAAGGGCGAGCGCGTCGAGAAGCACATCCTCATCACCCGCTACGACCCCTCCCGCGCCGCACGCGGCGAGATGCTGACGATCGAGGACATCCTCGAGATCCTGGCAACCCCCTTGCTCGGTATCATCCCCGAGAGCCAGGACGTGCTGCGTGCCTCCAACGTCGGCACGCCGGTGACGTTGTCGAATGCGGAGGGCGCACCGGCGCGGGCCTATATCGACGCGGCGCGCCGGCTGTGCGGCGACACCGTGCCGATGCAGGTCCCGACCGAGCGCAAGGGCTTCATGGATCGTCTGCTGCGACGGAGGGCCGCATGA
- the minE gene encoding cell division topological specificity factor MinE — protein MSMGLLRLLRGNKASAPVARERLQILLAHERGMRGQPDLLGVLREEILAVVSRHVTLDPTKVIVRLERGDEVSTLEVDIEVPNDLERKKAAVA, from the coding sequence ATGAGCATGGGTCTGCTTCGGCTTCTTCGCGGCAACAAGGCCTCTGCACCCGTCGCGCGCGAACGGCTGCAGATTCTGCTTGCCCATGAACGCGGAATGCGCGGCCAGCCCGATCTGCTCGGTGTGCTGCGTGAGGAAATTCTTGCCGTCGTCTCCAGGCACGTGACGCTGGACCCGACCAAGGTCATCGTCCGGCTCGAGCGCGGCGACGAGGTGTCGACCCTGGAGGTCGATATCGAAGTGCCGAACGATCTCGAGCGCAAGAAAGCGGCGGTCGCATAG